The Candidatus Synechococcus calcipolaris G9 DNA window ATCCTTATTAGTCAATGTGAGTCTCTTCAAGCTATTTGATAGTGCTATTACAATTGGCTCGTTATTATTGATCACCTTCGGATTATATATTTGGTTTACCCTGGTTTCTCTATTGGAATATATCATTAGTCATACGATTCTACGATACTTCTATGAAGAAATTGGCCCCCGACAAGCCACTGCAATTTTAATTCGCTATTTTTTGATCACCCTTGGTATTGTGATCATTATTGGCTCTATCGGCCTTAACTCTACGGTTTTTGCAGCCATGACCGGTGGTTTATCCTTGGGAGTTGGCTTTGGTCTCCGGGAAGTGATCAGTAACTTTATTAGTGGCATTGTGCTTCTGTTTGAAGGGAATTTACGCCCAGGGGACGTTATTACTGTGGAGGGAGAATTGAGCCAGGTCAAGGTTTTAGGGGTTCGCGCCGCCGTGGTAGAGGTCACGAAGGACAATTCCGAAAAAATTATTCCCAATCAAATCTTCTTTACAGAGAGCATTACCACCCATACCCGCAGCAATCCGCTGATCTATCGATCGCTCTTGATATCAGCCCACTATAGTTGTGATCCGAGTCATGTGATTAATGTTTTGCTGGATACGGCGGATAAACACCCGGAAATCCTCGCGGATCCCTGTCCCATTGCCTTTTTTGACTGCTTTGGTGAATCTAGTTTAGATTTTGAGCTAAAGTTTTGGTTAAATAATCCCCTCATTGGTAAACGAGTCACGAGTGAACTTGCCTGTATGGTATGGAAAGCCTTTGAAAGAGAGAATATTCCCATTCCCTATCCCCAGCGAGATGTGCATATCTATCCCACCTCTTCAACAGAAATAAATACCAAAGAATTAGACCCCACCTAGGGCGATCGCCCCAGATGAGATCTATGGAACTTAAATTAACCTAGATTGATGCGAACCACTTTATTTTTTTCTTCATCAGCCTTCGGTAGGGTTAGGGATAAAATACCATCCTGGTAATTGGCACCTACATCCTGATGATTAATCCGGCCCGGCAAGGGAATCACCCGTTGAAATTTACCATAGCGAAACTCACTGCGAGTCACGCCATTTTCTTCACTTTGACGTTCGGTTTTACGCTCCCCAGAAATGGATACCGCTTCCGCCGTCGCC harbors:
- a CDS encoding mechanosensitive ion channel family protein → MTDPGTSYLFEQITKLSIYLNRWVVQRQFLFVLLAFLCAWFIKTLFWKYARQREEQVRAFSKRAWFQFAIHISQDTINPLIIFLSLNWIRRLFLWQQWNNGLVIFALRTSGVYLLYALIITLAKELTSAKIVSFYQNRLFLPLLLTYFIASFLSLITDLSLLVNVSLFKLFDSAITIGSLLLITFGLYIWFTLVSLLEYIISHTILRYFYEEIGPRQATAILIRYFLITLGIVIIIGSIGLNSTVFAAMTGGLSLGVGFGLREVISNFISGIVLLFEGNLRPGDVITVEGELSQVKVLGVRAAVVEVTKDNSEKIIPNQIFFTESITTHTRSNPLIYRSLLISAHYSCDPSHVINVLLDTADKHPEILADPCPIAFFDCFGESSLDFELKFWLNNPLIGKRVTSELACMVWKAFERENIPIPYPQRDVHIYPTSSTEINTKELDPT
- a CDS encoding Hsp20/alpha crystallin family protein, which codes for EMNRLFDNLVTSNNSQEGIGLGFVPRAELVENGDSYTLRLELPGMDVKDLDIQATAEAVSISGERKTERQSEENGVTRSEFRYGKFQRVIPLPGRINHQDVGANYQDGILSLTLPKADEEKNKVVRINLG